In Aureibaculum algae, the following are encoded in one genomic region:
- a CDS encoding glycosyltransferase family 2 protein produces MNISVVIPLLNEDESLGELYDWIAKVMQAHQFSYEIIFIDDGSTDNSWQVIENLSKKDSAVKGIRFQKNYGKSQALNAGFKITKGDVVITMDADLQDSPDEIPELYELITKNNLDLVSGWKKKRYDSKIRKNIPSKLFNAAARKTSGLKLHDFNCGLKAYKSIVIKSVDVYGEMHRYIPVLAKNEGFTKIDEKVVQHQARKYGTTKFGIDRFVNGFLDLITIWFLSKFAKRPMHLFGLLGSFMFFIGLCFALYLGIDKMFFNTSGRLLTERPQFYAAIVAMIIGTQLFLAGFLGELILRSKRNDERYKISEVV; encoded by the coding sequence ATGAACATTTCAGTAGTTATCCCACTACTTAACGAAGACGAGTCTTTAGGCGAATTATATGATTGGATTGCAAAAGTTATGCAAGCCCATCAGTTTAGTTATGAAATTATCTTTATTGATGATGGTAGCACAGATAATTCTTGGCAAGTCATCGAGAATTTATCAAAAAAGGACTCCGCTGTCAAAGGAATTCGTTTTCAAAAAAACTATGGTAAATCTCAAGCTTTAAATGCCGGATTTAAAATAACAAAAGGTGATGTGGTTATTACCATGGATGCTGATTTGCAGGACAGCCCGGATGAAATTCCAGAACTTTACGAACTGATTACTAAAAATAACTTAGATCTTGTTTCTGGTTGGAAAAAGAAACGCTACGATTCTAAAATAAGAAAAAATATACCTTCAAAACTGTTTAATGCCGCCGCAAGAAAAACATCAGGCCTAAAACTACACGACTTTAATTGCGGACTAAAAGCTTATAAAAGTATTGTCATTAAAAGTGTTGATGTTTATGGGGAAATGCACCGTTACATTCCTGTTTTGGCAAAAAATGAAGGTTTCACTAAAATTGATGAGAAAGTAGTACAACATCAAGCCAGAAAATATGGAACTACAAAATTCGGAATAGATAGATTCGTCAACGGATTTTTAGATTTGATTACCATTTGGTTTTTGTCCAAGTTCGCCAAACGACCTATGCACCTGTTTGGTTTATTGGGTAGTTTTATGTTTTTTATCGGATTATGTTTTGCCTTATACTTAGGTATTGACAAGATGTTTTTCAATACTTCAGGCAGATTACTTACTGAACGACCTCAATTTTATGCTGCCATTGTTGCCATGATTATTGGAACACAACTATTCTTAGCAGGATTTTTAGGTGAACTTATACTTCGTTCTAAAAGAAATGACGAGCGTTATAAAATTAGCGAAGTAGTTTGA
- a CDS encoding phospho-sugar mutase has product MSTQQILEKAKQWLVAPFDATTQEKVQKLIDNNDNNLTESFYKDMEFGTGGMRGIMGVGTNRINQYTLGRATQGLANYLHQTFPDKELKVAIAFDCRHNSKSLAKIVADVITANNIRALLFEDLRTTPELSFAVRHLGCDAGIVLTASHNPPEYNGYKVYWNDGGQIVPPHDKKIIEEVSSVNFDKINFKANENLLSIIGKEVDEAFNKASVANGTFNTPNRNKLKIVFTSLHGTSIMSVPKVLKMAGFKDVHIVKEQEKPDGDFPTVASPNPEEPAALKMATDLAEKIGADIVIGTDPDSDRLGIAVRNLENKLVLLNGNQTMAVMTDYLIKQWHEDGRLNGNQFVATTIVSTNLIEKIAQSYNVVTKICLTGFKWIADLIREAEGEQEFIGGGEESFGYMVGDFIRDKDAVTATLLACEIAAHAKNNNSTIYKELLNLYSKHGYYKEYLISLTKKGMDGAQQISQMMVDMRNSPLKNIDGSPVEFLFDYESSICTNLLTGEKTAIDLPKSNVLIYQTKDGTKVAARPSGTEPKIKFYFSVNLPLEKTEDATIVDKLLTQKIDRIIKEMQLN; this is encoded by the coding sequence ATGAGCACTCAACAAATACTAGAAAAAGCTAAACAATGGTTAGTTGCACCTTTTGATGCTACTACTCAAGAAAAAGTACAGAAATTAATTGATAATAATGACAACAACTTAACTGAAAGTTTCTATAAAGATATGGAATTTGGTACCGGTGGTATGCGTGGTATCATGGGGGTAGGTACTAATCGTATCAATCAATATACATTGGGTAGAGCCACACAGGGTTTGGCAAATTATTTACATCAAACTTTTCCTGACAAAGAACTGAAAGTTGCCATTGCTTTTGATTGTCGTCATAATAGTAAATCATTAGCAAAAATAGTAGCTGACGTAATTACAGCTAATAATATTAGAGCCTTATTGTTCGAGGACCTAAGAACAACTCCAGAACTTTCTTTTGCAGTTAGACATTTAGGTTGCGACGCGGGTATCGTTTTAACGGCTTCACATAATCCACCAGAATATAATGGGTATAAAGTATATTGGAACGATGGTGGACAAATAGTTCCACCTCATGATAAAAAAATAATTGAAGAAGTAAGCTCTGTAAATTTTGATAAAATTAATTTTAAAGCCAATGAAAACTTATTAAGTATCATTGGTAAAGAAGTTGATGAGGCATTTAATAAAGCATCTGTTGCTAATGGTACTTTTAACACTCCAAATAGAAATAAATTAAAAATTGTCTTTACTTCATTACATGGAACTTCTATAATGTCAGTTCCTAAAGTGTTGAAAATGGCTGGCTTTAAAGATGTACATATTGTAAAAGAACAAGAGAAACCAGATGGTGATTTTCCTACTGTTGCTTCTCCAAATCCAGAAGAACCAGCTGCCTTAAAAATGGCAACTGATTTGGCTGAAAAAATTGGTGCTGATATTGTAATAGGTACTGATCCTGATTCTGATAGATTAGGTATTGCCGTTAGAAATTTAGAAAATAAATTAGTATTACTAAATGGTAACCAAACCATGGCAGTAATGACTGACTATTTAATTAAACAATGGCATGAAGATGGAAGATTAAACGGAAATCAATTTGTTGCAACTACCATTGTTTCTACTAATTTAATCGAAAAAATTGCTCAAAGTTATAATGTTGTCACTAAAATTTGTTTGACAGGATTTAAATGGATTGCTGATTTAATAAGAGAAGCAGAGGGTGAACAGGAATTTATTGGTGGTGGTGAAGAAAGTTTCGGATATATGGTAGGCGATTTTATTCGAGATAAAGATGCTGTAACGGCCACGCTACTCGCATGTGAAATTGCTGCTCATGCAAAAAACAACAATTCAACAATCTATAAAGAATTGTTGAACTTGTATTCTAAACATGGGTATTATAAAGAGTATTTAATCTCATTAACCAAAAAGGGAATGGATGGGGCTCAGCAAATAAGCCAAATGATGGTGGATATGCGAAATAGTCCTTTGAAAAATATAGATGGATCACCAGTAGAATTTTTATTTGATTATGAATCTTCTATTTGTACAAATTTATTAACTGGAGAAAAAACAGCTATAGATTTGCCAAAATCTAATGTGTTAATTTACCAAACTAAAGATGGCACAAAAGTAGCAGCAAGACCTAGTGGAACTGAACCTAAAATTAAGTTCTATTTTAGTGTTAATCTTCCTTTAGAAAAAACTGAAGATGCTACTATTGTTGACAAATTACTCACTCAGAAAATTGACAGAATCATCAAAGAGATGCAATTAAATTAA